In one window of Skermanella rosea DNA:
- a CDS encoding glutathione S-transferase family protein: MRTLYHFWLSPFSRKVRIALGEKGLDFELQVEKISDRRPEFLAMNPAGDVPVLVEDDGTVLADHIAICEYLDEAYSEKPLIGCTPVERAETRRLVSWFDGKFNTEVTDNLVGEKLIKRYLGWGYPHAPAIRAGLQNIHYHLDYIAYLAERRNWLAGDTFSLADIAAGAHLSAVDYLGDVPWDDHPEARLWYSRIKSRRSFRPLLSDSLPGNPPPAHYADLDF; this comes from the coding sequence ATGCGAACCCTTTATCACTTCTGGCTCTCTCCGTTCTCACGCAAAGTGCGTATCGCGCTGGGCGAGAAGGGCCTCGACTTCGAATTGCAGGTCGAGAAGATATCGGACCGCCGTCCCGAGTTCCTGGCGATGAACCCGGCGGGCGACGTGCCCGTGCTGGTCGAGGACGACGGGACGGTGCTGGCGGACCATATCGCCATCTGCGAGTATCTTGACGAAGCCTATTCGGAAAAGCCGCTGATCGGGTGCACCCCGGTCGAGCGCGCGGAGACGCGCCGGCTGGTCTCCTGGTTCGACGGCAAGTTCAACACCGAGGTGACCGACAACCTGGTGGGCGAGAAGCTGATCAAGCGCTATCTCGGCTGGGGCTATCCCCACGCCCCGGCGATCCGCGCCGGGCTCCAGAACATCCATTACCACCTCGACTACATAGCCTATCTGGCGGAACGGCGGAACTGGCTGGCCGGCGATACCTTCAGCCTGGCGGACATCGCGGCCGGCGCGCACCTCTCCGCCGTCGATTACCTGGGCGACGTGCCGTGGGACGACCACCCGGAAGCCCGTCTCTGGTATTCGCGGATCAAGTCGCGCCGCAGCTTCCGGCCGCTGCTGTCCGACAGCCTGCCCGGCAATCCGCCGCCGGCCCATTACGCCGACCTGGATTTCTGA
- a CDS encoding complex I NDUFA9 subunit family protein — protein MSFRYRVATVFGGSGFIGRHLIKRLAKTGTVIRVATRHPSTANFLRMNGAVGQIIPIATNINDDASVAAAVQGADIVINLIGILYESGSNTFQGTQADAPGRIARAAKAAGARRFVQISAIGADANSASAYARTKAAGEQAVLEAFPEATILRPSIVFGPEDDFFNRFAAMARIFPALPLIGGGHTRFQPVYVGDVAEAIMKALELPEAQGKTYELGGPRVYTFRRLMELVLAETRRKRFLVPISWSMAELQGRILGKLPKPMLTVDQVELLKSDNVVSPGAATIHDLGIDPTAAEVIIPTYLDRFRVGGRYSQRAGGYTA, from the coding sequence ATGTCCTTTCGGTATCGGGTAGCCACGGTTTTCGGCGGGTCCGGGTTCATCGGCCGCCACCTGATCAAGCGGCTGGCGAAGACCGGCACGGTGATCCGGGTCGCGACCCGCCACCCGAGCACAGCCAATTTCCTGCGCATGAACGGCGCGGTGGGCCAGATCATCCCGATCGCGACCAACATCAACGACGACGCCTCGGTCGCGGCCGCCGTGCAGGGCGCCGACATCGTGATCAACCTGATCGGCATCCTCTACGAATCCGGCTCCAACACTTTCCAGGGCACGCAGGCCGACGCGCCGGGCCGCATCGCGCGCGCCGCCAAGGCGGCCGGCGCCCGGCGCTTCGTCCAGATCTCGGCGATCGGGGCCGACGCCAACTCCGCCTCGGCCTATGCCCGGACCAAGGCGGCAGGGGAGCAGGCGGTGCTGGAGGCGTTCCCCGAAGCGACGATCCTGCGGCCCAGCATCGTCTTCGGGCCGGAGGACGATTTCTTCAACCGCTTCGCGGCGATGGCCCGGATCTTCCCCGCCCTGCCGCTGATCGGCGGCGGCCACACCAGGTTCCAGCCGGTCTATGTCGGCGACGTCGCCGAGGCGATCATGAAGGCCCTGGAGCTGCCGGAGGCCCAGGGCAAGACCTACGAGCTGGGCGGTCCGCGGGTCTACACGTTCCGGCGGCTCATGGAGCTCGTGCTGGCGGAGACGCGGCGCAAGCGTTTCCTGGTCCCGATTTCCTGGTCCATGGCGGAACTCCAGGGAAGGATCCTCGGCAAGCTGCCCAAGCCCATGCTGACGGTCGACCAGGTGGAACTGCTGAAGTCGGACAACGTGGTCTCGCCGGGCGCGGCGACGATCCACGACCTGGGCATCGACCCGACCGCGGCGGAGGTCATCATCCCGACATACCTGGACCGGTTCCGCGTCGGCGGGCGCTATTCGCAGCGCGCGGGCGGCTATACCGCCTGA
- a CDS encoding NAD(P)-dependent oxidoreductase: MAQKMLQFVRTDQRMPDKRDAATRRHDFNEIYGEFDQEGAEEQSGRCSQCGVPFCQVHCPLHNNIPDWLKLTAEGRLEEAYELSSATSNLPEICGRICPQDRLCEGNCTIEQSTHGTVTIGSIEKYINDTAWERGWVKPRLPLRERGQSVAIIGGGPGGMSAAEQLRIKGYEVHVYDRYDRIGGLMMYGIPGFKLEKHVVSRRVQLLVDEGVIFHTDFEVGRDATLAELRAKHDAVLIATGVYKARDLTVPGSDLGNIVPALQYLTTSNRQGLGDAVPDYDSGALNAAGKDVVVIGGGDTAMDCVRTAVRQGAKSVKCLYRRNRANMPGSQREVRNAEEEGVEFVWQSAPEAFEGKDGVVTGVRAHRIHLGVADASGRQIPQVIDGSSYTLDADLVIKALGFDPEDLPTLFGETGLKVSRWGTVTVNFRTMMTSLDGVFAAGDIVRGASLVVWAIRDGRDVAEHMHAYLMQKAEAGASAAVAAE, from the coding sequence ATGGCGCAGAAGATGTTGCAGTTCGTCCGCACCGACCAGCGCATGCCCGACAAACGGGATGCAGCGACGCGCAGGCACGACTTCAACGAGATCTATGGCGAGTTCGACCAGGAAGGTGCCGAGGAACAGTCCGGCCGGTGTTCCCAGTGCGGCGTGCCGTTCTGCCAGGTCCACTGCCCGCTCCACAACAACATCCCTGACTGGCTGAAGCTCACCGCCGAGGGACGGCTGGAAGAGGCCTACGAACTGTCGTCGGCGACCAGCAACCTGCCGGAGATCTGCGGCCGCATCTGCCCGCAGGACCGCCTGTGCGAGGGCAACTGCACGATCGAGCAGTCGACCCACGGCACGGTCACCATCGGATCGATCGAGAAATACATCAACGACACCGCGTGGGAGCGGGGCTGGGTCAAGCCGCGCCTGCCGCTCCGCGAGCGCGGGCAGTCCGTCGCCATCATCGGCGGCGGCCCCGGCGGCATGTCGGCGGCCGAGCAGCTGCGCATCAAGGGGTACGAGGTCCACGTCTACGACCGCTACGACCGGATCGGCGGCCTGATGATGTACGGCATTCCCGGCTTCAAGCTGGAGAAGCACGTGGTCAGCCGCCGGGTCCAGCTGCTGGTCGACGAGGGCGTCATCTTCCACACCGATTTCGAGGTCGGCCGCGACGCCACGCTGGCCGAGCTGCGGGCGAAGCACGACGCCGTGCTGATCGCGACCGGCGTGTACAAGGCGCGCGACCTGACGGTCCCCGGCTCCGACCTGGGCAACATCGTGCCCGCGCTGCAATACCTGACGACCAGCAACCGCCAGGGCCTGGGCGACGCGGTTCCCGACTATGACAGCGGCGCGCTGAACGCGGCGGGCAAGGACGTCGTCGTGATCGGCGGCGGCGACACCGCCATGGACTGCGTCCGCACGGCGGTCCGCCAGGGCGCCAAATCGGTCAAGTGCCTGTACCGCCGCAACCGCGCCAACATGCCGGGCTCCCAGCGCGAGGTCCGCAACGCCGAGGAGGAGGGCGTCGAGTTCGTCTGGCAGTCCGCCCCGGAGGCATTCGAGGGCAAGGACGGCGTCGTGACCGGCGTCCGCGCGCACCGCATCCATCTCGGCGTCGCCGACGCCAGCGGCCGGCAGATCCCGCAGGTGATCGACGGCTCCTCCTACACGCTGGACGCCGACCTGGTGATCAAGGCGCTGGGCTTCGATCCGGAGGACCTGCCGACCCTGTTCGGCGAGACCGGCCTGAAGGTCAGCCGCTGGGGCACCGTGACGGTGAATTTCCGCACCATGATGACCAGCCTGGACGGCGTCTTCGCCGCCGGCGACATCGTGCGCGGCGCCAGCTTGGTCGTGTGGGCGATCCGCGACGGCCGCGACGTCGCCGAGCACATGCACGCCTACCTGATGCAGAAGGCCGAGGCCGGCGCATCCGCCGCCGTCGCGGCCGAGTGA
- a CDS encoding GNAT family N-acetyltransferase → MEISVRPANGMDGQRCAEIYLASRRSAFHWQPAGSFVLEDYHRAIEEEEVWVAEVGGVVVGFASIYRPENFVHNLFVDPRWQHRGVGTILLERACSHLFRPARLKCLAANQGARAFYERNGWVAASATLPADDPYVLYQK, encoded by the coding sequence ATGGAGATCTCCGTCCGGCCGGCCAACGGGATGGACGGGCAGCGTTGCGCTGAAATCTACCTGGCTTCCCGCCGGTCCGCTTTCCACTGGCAGCCGGCCGGATCCTTCGTCCTGGAGGACTATCACAGGGCGATCGAGGAGGAGGAGGTCTGGGTAGCGGAAGTCGGCGGAGTCGTCGTCGGATTCGCCTCGATCTACCGTCCGGAGAATTTCGTCCACAACCTGTTCGTCGATCCCCGCTGGCAGCACCGCGGCGTCGGGACCATCCTCCTGGAGCGCGCCTGCTCCCATCTGTTCCGCCCTGCCCGCCTGAAATGCCTCGCGGCCAACCAGGGCGCCCGCGCCTTTTACGAGCGCAACGGCTGGGTCGCGGCTTCCGCAACCTTGCCGGCGGACGATCCTTACGTTCTCTATCAAAAATAG
- the gltB gene encoding glutamate synthase large subunit, translating to MTREIPNQGEQFVAEYRANVEALTAVHAYDPADEHDACGVGMIAAIDGKPRRSVVEKGIEALKAVWHRGAVDADGKTGDGAGIHVQVPQQFFHDYVKLIGHIPPDRPLAVGQVFLPRLSLEAQERCRCIVETEILNFGYYIYGWRQVPVNVDIIGEKANATRPEIEQIIIGNAKGETDDRFELELYIIRRRIETAVRAEQINDFYICTLSSRSIVYKGMFLAEQLTSFYPDLLDERFVSNVAIYHQRYSTNTFPTWPLAQPFRMLAHNGEINTLKGNVNWMKAHETRMDHERFGPYVNDLKPVIPIGSSDSGALDAVFEVVARAGRSAPMTKTMLIPEALAAGDSMPASHRALYGYINAVMEPWDGPAALAMTDGRWAVGGMDRNGLRPMRYTITADGLLIAGSETGMVKVDESTVVEKGRLGPGQMIAVDLAEGKLYHDREIKDYLASQRPYDKWVGNITELDSLVKAAPAESAVLAKDELRRRQLAVGITMEDLETVLHPMVDEAKEAIGSMGDDSPMAVLSDKYRGLHHFFRQNFSQVTNPPIDSLRERRVMSLRTRLGNLGNILEEDATQCSLLQLESPVLTTAEFRAMRDYMGETAAEIDCTFDVTAGPNALRDALRRIRQESEDAVRGGATHVILSDEQVSATRAPMPMILATGAVHTHLVRQQLRTFTSLNVRTSECMDVHYFAVLIGVGGTTVNAYLSQEAIADRHRRGLFGDLTLEQCLYRFKKAIDEGLLKIMSKMGISIISSYRGGCNFEAVGLSRALVAEHFPGMVSRISGIGLAGIQKKVLEQHAIAFSEDVIALPIGGFYKYRRNGERHAWEAGLIHMLQQAVATDSYATFKKYTEATNKRPPIQIRDLLDFRSTREAISVDEVESITSLRKRFITPAMSLGALSPEAHGTLNVAMNRIGAKSDSGEGGEDPARFKPDKNGDNWNSAIKQVASGRFGVTAEYLNQCREIEIKVAQGAKPGEGGQLPGFKVTEMIARLRHSTPGVMLISPPPHHDIYSIEDLAQLIYDLKQINPDAKVCVKLVSRSGIGTIAAGVAKANADVILVSGHVGGTGASPQTSIKYAGVPWEMGLSEVHQVLTLNRLRHRVRLRTDGGLKTGRDIVIAAMLGAEEYGVGTASLIAMGCIMVRQCHSNTCPVGVCVQDEELRKKFVGTPERVVNLFSFLAEEVREILAQLGFRTLNEVIGRTDLLHQVSRGGAHLDDLDLNPLLAQADPGDSARYCTMQGRNEVPDTLDARMIADARPLFEEGEKMQLAYNVRNTHRAIGTRLSAMITRKFGMTGLQPGHVTVRLRGSCGQSLGAFAVQGMKLEVLGDSNDYVGKGLSGGTITVRPTTSSPLKTNENTIIGNTVLYGATAGKLFAAGQAGERFAVRNSGAKVVVEGCGSNGCEYMTGGLAVILGSVGENFGAGMTGGMAFIYDEDGSFSRKVNEESVIFQRIEVPHYEAMLRDLIAEHVAETQSKFAERLLNDWHLVRDNFWQVVPKEMVHRLDVPVRAPQAAD from the coding sequence ATGACCCGTGAAATCCCGAACCAGGGCGAGCAGTTCGTTGCCGAGTACCGGGCGAACGTCGAGGCCCTGACTGCGGTCCATGCCTATGATCCCGCCGACGAGCACGACGCCTGCGGCGTCGGCATGATCGCGGCGATCGACGGCAAGCCGCGGCGGTCGGTGGTGGAAAAGGGTATCGAGGCGCTCAAGGCCGTGTGGCACCGGGGTGCCGTGGACGCCGACGGCAAGACCGGCGACGGCGCCGGCATCCATGTCCAGGTGCCGCAGCAGTTCTTCCACGACTACGTCAAGCTGATCGGCCACATCCCGCCGGACCGGCCGCTCGCGGTCGGCCAGGTGTTCCTGCCGCGCCTGTCGCTGGAAGCGCAGGAGCGCTGCCGGTGCATCGTCGAGACCGAGATCCTGAATTTCGGCTACTATATCTATGGCTGGCGCCAGGTCCCGGTGAACGTCGACATCATCGGCGAGAAGGCCAACGCGACCCGGCCCGAGATCGAGCAGATCATCATCGGCAACGCCAAGGGCGAGACCGACGACCGGTTCGAGCTGGAGCTCTACATCATCCGCCGCCGGATCGAGACCGCCGTCCGGGCCGAGCAGATCAACGACTTCTACATCTGCACGCTGTCGTCCCGCTCGATCGTCTACAAGGGCATGTTCCTGGCGGAACAGCTGACCTCCTTCTATCCCGACCTGCTGGACGAGCGCTTCGTCTCCAACGTCGCGATCTACCACCAGCGCTATTCGACCAACACGTTCCCGACCTGGCCGCTGGCCCAGCCGTTCCGCATGCTCGCCCACAACGGCGAGATCAACACGCTGAAGGGCAACGTGAACTGGATGAAGGCGCACGAGACGCGCATGGACCACGAGCGTTTCGGGCCTTACGTCAACGACCTGAAGCCGGTGATCCCGATCGGCTCGTCGGACAGCGGCGCGCTCGACGCCGTGTTCGAGGTGGTCGCCCGGGCCGGCCGGTCCGCGCCGATGACAAAGACCATGCTGATCCCGGAGGCGCTCGCCGCCGGCGACAGCATGCCCGCGTCCCACCGCGCGCTCTACGGCTACATCAACGCCGTCATGGAGCCGTGGGACGGGCCGGCGGCGCTCGCCATGACCGATGGCCGCTGGGCGGTCGGCGGCATGGACCGCAACGGCCTGCGCCCGATGCGCTACACCATCACCGCCGATGGCCTGCTGATCGCCGGGTCGGAGACCGGCATGGTCAAGGTGGACGAGAGCACCGTCGTCGAGAAGGGCCGGCTCGGACCCGGGCAGATGATCGCGGTCGACCTGGCCGAGGGCAAGCTGTACCACGACCGCGAGATCAAGGATTATCTCGCCTCCCAGCGCCCCTACGACAAGTGGGTCGGCAACATCACCGAGCTGGACAGCCTCGTGAAGGCGGCCCCGGCGGAATCCGCCGTGCTGGCCAAGGACGAGTTGCGCCGCCGCCAGCTCGCGGTCGGCATCACGATGGAGGACCTGGAAACCGTCCTCCACCCGATGGTGGACGAGGCCAAGGAAGCGATCGGCTCCATGGGCGACGACAGCCCGATGGCGGTCCTGTCGGACAAGTACCGCGGCCTGCACCACTTCTTCCGCCAGAACTTCAGCCAGGTCACCAACCCGCCGATCGACAGCCTGCGCGAACGCCGGGTGATGAGCCTGCGCACGCGGCTGGGCAACCTGGGCAACATACTGGAGGAGGATGCGACGCAGTGCAGCCTGCTCCAGCTCGAAAGCCCCGTGCTGACGACCGCCGAGTTCCGCGCCATGCGGGACTACATGGGCGAGACCGCGGCGGAGATCGACTGCACCTTCGACGTCACCGCCGGCCCCAACGCGCTGCGCGACGCGCTCCGCCGCATCCGCCAGGAGTCGGAGGACGCGGTGCGCGGCGGCGCCACCCACGTCATCCTGTCGGACGAGCAGGTCAGCGCCACCCGCGCGCCGATGCCGATGATCCTGGCGACGGGCGCGGTGCACACCCACCTCGTACGCCAGCAGCTCCGCACCTTCACGTCGCTGAACGTACGCACTTCCGAGTGCATGGACGTGCATTACTTCGCCGTGCTGATCGGCGTCGGCGGCACGACGGTGAACGCCTACCTGTCCCAGGAGGCGATCGCCGACCGGCACCGCCGCGGCCTGTTCGGCGACCTGACGCTGGAGCAGTGCCTGTACCGCTTCAAGAAGGCGATCGACGAGGGCCTGCTGAAGATCATGTCCAAGATGGGCATCTCGATCATCAGCTCGTACCGCGGCGGCTGCAACTTCGAGGCGGTCGGCCTCAGCCGCGCGCTGGTCGCGGAGCATTTCCCCGGCATGGTCAGCCGCATCTCGGGCATCGGCCTCGCCGGCATCCAGAAGAAGGTGCTGGAGCAGCACGCCATCGCCTTCTCGGAGGACGTGATCGCCCTGCCGATCGGCGGCTTCTACAAGTACCGCCGCAACGGCGAGCGGCACGCCTGGGAAGCAGGATTGATCCACATGCTGCAGCAGGCGGTCGCGACCGACAGCTACGCGACCTTCAAGAAGTACACCGAGGCGACCAACAAGCGCCCGCCGATCCAGATCCGCGACCTGCTGGATTTCCGCTCGACCCGCGAGGCCATCTCGGTCGACGAGGTCGAGAGCATCACCTCGCTCCGCAAGCGGTTCATCACGCCCGCGATGTCGCTCGGCGCCCTGTCGCCCGAGGCGCACGGCACGCTGAACGTCGCGATGAACCGGATCGGCGCCAAGTCGGACAGCGGCGAGGGCGGCGAGGACCCGGCGCGGTTCAAGCCGGACAAGAACGGCGACAACTGGAACTCGGCGATCAAGCAGGTCGCCTCGGGCCGGTTCGGCGTCACCGCCGAGTACCTGAACCAGTGCCGCGAGATCGAGATCAAGGTTGCCCAGGGCGCCAAGCCCGGCGAAGGCGGGCAGCTGCCCGGCTTCAAGGTGACCGAGATGATCGCCCGCCTGCGGCATTCCACGCCGGGCGTCATGCTGATCAGCCCGCCGCCGCACCATGACATCTACTCGATCGAGGACCTGGCGCAGCTCATCTATGACCTGAAGCAGATCAACCCGGACGCCAAGGTCTGCGTCAAGCTGGTGTCGCGGTCCGGCATCGGCACCATCGCGGCCGGCGTGGCCAAGGCCAACGCCGACGTGATCCTGGTCTCCGGCCATGTCGGCGGGACCGGCGCCAGCCCGCAGACCTCGATCAAGTATGCCGGCGTGCCGTGGGAGATGGGCCTGAGCGAGGTCCACCAGGTGCTGACCCTGAACCGGCTGCGCCACCGGGTCCGGCTGCGCACCGACGGCGGCCTGAAGACCGGCCGCGACATCGTGATCGCCGCGATGCTGGGCGCCGAGGAGTACGGCGTCGGCACCGCCAGCCTGATCGCCATGGGCTGCATCATGGTCCGGCAGTGCCACAGCAACACCTGCCCGGTCGGCGTCTGCGTCCAGGACGAGGAGCTGCGCAAGAAGTTCGTCGGCACGCCGGAGCGCGTCGTCAACCTGTTCAGCTTCCTGGCGGAGGAGGTCCGCGAGATCCTGGCCCAGCTCGGGTTCCGCACCCTGAACGAGGTGATCGGCCGGACCGACCTGCTGCACCAGGTCAGCCGCGGCGGCGCCCACCTGGACGACCTCGACCTCAACCCGCTGCTGGCCCAGGCCGATCCGGGCGACAGTGCCCGCTACTGCACCATGCAGGGCCGCAACGAGGTGCCGGACACGCTGGACGCCCGCATGATCGCCGACGCCCGCCCGCTGTTCGAGGAGGGCGAGAAGATGCAGCTGGCCTACAATGTGCGGAACACGCACCGGGCCATCGGCACCCGCCTGTCGGCCATGATCACGCGCAAGTTCGGCATGACCGGGCTCCAGCCCGGCCACGTCACGGTCCGCCTGCGCGGCTCGTGCGGGCAGTCGCTCGGCGCCTTCGCGGTACAGGGCATGAAGCTGGAGGTGCTGGGCGACAGCAACGACTATGTCGGCAAGGGCCTGTCGGGCGGCACCATCACCGTCCGGCCGACCACGAGCAGCCCGCTGAAGACCAACGAGAATACCATCATCGGCAACACGGTGCTGTACGGCGCCACGGCGGGCAAGCTGTTCGCCGCGGGCCAGGCCGGCGAGCGCTTCGCGGTCCGCAACTCGGGCGCCAAGGTGGTGGTGGAAGGCTGCGGCTCCAACGGCTGCGAGTACATGACCGGCGGCCTCGCGGTGATCCTGGGCAGCGTCGGCGAGAATTTCGGGGCCGGCATGACCGGGGGCATGGCCTTCATCTACGACGAGGACGGCAGCTTCTCCCGCAAGGTCAACGAGGAGAGCGTGATCTTCCAGCGGATCGAGGTGCCCCACTACGAGGCGATGCTGCGCGACCTGATCGCGGAGCATGTCGCCGAGACCCAGAGCAAGTTCGCCGAGCGCCTGCTCAACGACTGGCATCTGGTGCGCGACAACTTCTGGCAGGTCGTGCCCAAGGAGATGGTCCACCGGCTGGACGTGCCCGTGCGGGCACCCCAGGCGGCGGACTGA
- a CDS encoding PAS domain S-box protein, producing the protein MTQQRVTPTIFLRIYALLLFVVVAMLGYNEWTTRSDALMQAAEKSRALANLATEHTLRMFEINDIALRSAVEHFSELDITRLGDSWSDWDYLATLEASSIGSELAQIRHMLIIDPNGIVRIHSRRYPVEPMDSSRNDFFQAHKDTSGPSLFVGAPSMDGGGTDLYFSMSRRISRPRDGAFAGVAAAAVKPDISRRFFDSMAAGTHGILFLMHENGTIITSHPFRENLIGRKLPDGSLLNTIRNSQPQLPASVDVKCCFDEQERVLAYQRVGTLPLFVAVGLAKTDVLADWTRDLIQNALITGVVLAGFTTVVVLMLGQYRRQVLAHGLLSATYDAAGTGFCMVDADGRVVRANAAYGTLCGIPERQLVQRPFVEVFPPDERNRAHDLLRFGHPGDQLPPQILKLRHSDGRIRRVLITVGGFSDASGQLFLMVAANDVTDRERQEERLRESERRLRQAQRIAGIGWWTIDLGTGGVVWSDTLYEIWGRDPDLPPTLESWRSSIHPDDRSRLNDADLADGPDCTREYRIIRPDGTERHVREEFTRSRVGGEQPKGEQTTRLFGIIQDVTELRENERALADSKARLRAVLDVAVTGILVHDEHGRIQLFNPAAEHLFGYRAAEAKGLTIDTLIPPVPSAAGTQPILGVAREVTARTRDGRTFPAYLAVDEYVADGHRMSVGVLLDISEQKRREQEIFQARDRLERQAADLSVLARKLDQARREAEETRGLAEAASRAKSEFLAHMSHELRTPLNAILGFSEIMDQEYFGPLGSPRYTEYNRNVLDSARHLLSLINDILDLSKIEAGRYELEEEHVDLTRIIDPVIRLVRERALRKDLTLKTAIDRLPPVMGDERALKQILINLLTNAVKFTERGGEIEVTGREEQDGDIVMTVRDTGIGIAADQMEKVLEPFGQTRNAYMAGESGTGLGLPITRSLVNLHGGTLELKSQPGVGTTVTIRLPAFRVIHPRLIAAT; encoded by the coding sequence GTGACCCAACAGCGCGTAACGCCGACCATTTTCCTGAGGATCTATGCGCTTCTGCTCTTCGTAGTGGTAGCGATGCTCGGATACAACGAGTGGACGACCAGGTCCGACGCGCTGATGCAGGCCGCGGAGAAGTCCCGCGCGCTCGCCAATCTCGCGACGGAGCACACGCTTCGCATGTTCGAGATCAACGACATCGCCCTGCGCAGCGCGGTCGAGCATTTCAGCGAACTGGACATCACCCGCCTGGGCGATTCGTGGAGCGACTGGGACTATCTGGCGACGCTGGAGGCGAGCAGCATCGGCAGCGAGCTGGCGCAGATCCGGCACATGCTGATCATCGATCCGAACGGCATCGTCCGCATCCACTCCCGCCGCTATCCGGTGGAGCCGATGGACAGCTCCCGGAACGATTTCTTCCAGGCCCACAAGGACACTTCCGGACCCAGCCTGTTCGTCGGCGCCCCATCCATGGACGGCGGGGGAACCGACCTTTATTTCTCGATGAGCCGCCGGATCAGCCGGCCCCGCGACGGCGCCTTCGCCGGGGTGGCGGCGGCGGCGGTCAAGCCGGACATCTCGCGGCGCTTCTTCGACTCGATGGCGGCGGGAACGCACGGCATCCTGTTCCTGATGCACGAGAACGGGACCATCATCACCTCCCACCCGTTCCGGGAGAACCTGATCGGCCGCAAGCTGCCCGACGGTTCGCTGCTGAACACCATCCGCAACTCTCAGCCCCAGCTGCCCGCATCGGTCGACGTCAAATGCTGCTTCGACGAACAGGAGCGGGTCCTGGCCTACCAGCGCGTCGGCACGTTGCCGCTGTTCGTGGCGGTGGGGCTAGCCAAGACCGACGTCCTGGCGGACTGGACCCGCGACCTGATCCAGAACGCGCTGATCACCGGCGTCGTGCTCGCGGGGTTCACCACGGTCGTGGTCCTGATGCTGGGGCAGTACCGCCGGCAGGTGCTCGCCCACGGCCTGCTGTCGGCGACCTACGACGCGGCGGGAACCGGCTTCTGCATGGTCGACGCCGACGGCAGGGTGGTCCGCGCCAACGCGGCCTACGGCACGCTGTGCGGCATCCCCGAGCGGCAGCTGGTGCAGCGCCCCTTCGTCGAGGTGTTTCCCCCCGACGAACGCAACCGGGCGCACGACCTGCTGCGGTTCGGCCATCCCGGCGACCAGCTGCCGCCCCAGATCCTGAAGCTGCGCCACTCCGACGGCCGCATCCGCCGCGTCCTGATCACGGTCGGCGGCTTCTCCGACGCGTCGGGGCAGCTTTTCCTCATGGTGGCGGCCAACGACGTCACCGACCGCGAGCGGCAGGAGGAAAGGCTGCGCGAGAGCGAGCGCCGCCTGCGGCAGGCCCAGCGGATCGCCGGGATCGGCTGGTGGACGATCGATCTCGGGACCGGCGGCGTGGTCTGGTCCGACACGCTCTACGAGATCTGGGGACGCGACCCGGACTTGCCGCCGACCCTGGAGAGCTGGCGCTCGTCGATCCACCCGGACGACCGGTCCCGCCTCAACGACGCGGACCTCGCGGACGGGCCGGACTGCACGCGCGAGTACCGGATCATCCGTCCCGACGGCACCGAGCGGCATGTCCGCGAGGAATTCACCCGGAGCCGCGTCGGCGGGGAGCAGCCCAAGGGCGAGCAGACGACGAGGCTGTTCGGCATCATCCAGGACGTCACGGAACTGCGGGAGAACGAGCGCGCCCTGGCGGACAGCAAGGCGCGGCTGCGCGCCGTCCTGGACGTGGCGGTGACCGGCATCCTGGTCCATGACGAGCACGGCAGGATCCAGCTCTTCAACCCGGCCGCCGAGCACCTGTTCGGCTACCGGGCGGCCGAGGCCAAGGGGCTGACGATCGACACGCTGATCCCGCCCGTCCCCTCGGCCGCCGGAACCCAGCCGATCCTGGGCGTCGCCCGGGAGGTCACGGCGCGCACCCGCGACGGCCGCACCTTCCCGGCCTATCTGGCGGTCGACGAGTATGTCGCCGACGGCCACCGCATGTCGGTCGGCGTGCTGCTGGACATCAGCGAGCAGAAGCGCCGCGAGCAGGAGATCTTCCAGGCCCGCGACCGGCTGGAGCGCCAGGCGGCCGACCTGTCGGTGCTGGCCCGCAAGCTGGACCAGGCCCGGCGGGAGGCGGAGGAGACGAGAGGGCTGGCCGAGGCGGCCAGCCGGGCCAAGTCGGAATTCCTGGCCCATATGAGCCACGAGCTGCGCACGCCGCTGAACGCGATCCTGGGCTTCTCCGAGATCATGGACCAGGAGTATTTCGGCCCGCTCGGATCGCCCCGCTATACCGAGTACAACCGCAACGTCCTGGACAGCGCCCGCCACCTGCTGAGCCTGATCAACGACATCCTGGACCTGTCCAAGATCGAGGCCGGCCGGTACGAGCTGGAAGAGGAGCATGTCGACCTGACCCGGATCATCGACCCGGTGATCCGGCTGGTCCGCGAACGGGCGCTGCGCAAGGACCTGACGCTGAAGACCGCGATCGACCGCCTGCCGCCCGTCATGGGCGACGAGCGCGCGCTGAAGCAGATCCTGATCAACCTGCTGACCAACGCGGTGAAGTTCACCGAGCGCGGCGGCGAGATCGAGGTGACCGGCCGCGAGGAGCAGGACGGCGACATCGTCATGACCGTGCGCGACACGGGAATCGGCATTGCCGCCGACCAGATGGAAAAGGTGCTGGAGCCGTTCGGCCAGACCCGGAACGCCTACATGGCCGGCGAATCGGGGACCGGCCTGGGCCTGCCCATCACCCGGTCGCTGGTCAACCTGCACGGCGGAACGCTCGAACTGAAGAGCCAGCCGGGCGTCGGGACCACCGTGACCATACGCCTGCCGGCCTTCAGGGTGATCCACCCGCGCCTGATCGCCGCCACCTGA